In one window of Patescibacteria group bacterium DNA:
- the recG gene encoding ATP-dependent DNA helicase RecG — MDSDFFTISVEELKGIGPYYLKRLTKLGIKTIRDLLWHFPVRYEDYSDLKKISEIKTEGICSALGKIEKISTRKAFRKRLFITEAVLYDKTGTIDIVWFGQPYLKRTIPEGAIVIVSGKVQKKDNKLFFNNPVYEVIYRSAPASVSEEEIDFSQLKHTAGLIPVYPETRGLTSRGIRFLIKPLMEKAKKLPEFLPEPVLKNAGLMDYKKAIKQAHFPDSLELAEQAKKRFVFEEIFLTQLLLLELRQKNALLKAPQIPIDIDFVKQILKTLSFELTESQKKALWRIIRDLARKYPMNRLLNGDVGSGKTIVALISLACAVKAGFQGVFMVPTEILSYQHFQTAGKLLKDFGIDICLLISKEARIVSGELEGELKKSALKKIIQEAKPVLVIGTQALIQKDVDFVNLGLVVVDEQHRFGVRQRQQLLVNNESRIKNNEHNKSIIHNSPFLIPHLLTMTATPIPRTLALGLWGDLDVSFIAELPKGRKKIITKIISQKQREQMYQFIREKVKAGEQVFIICPRIEKPEDQEFSYEKYLRLDTKAVKEEYEKLSKEIFPDLKLDILHGKLKSREKELVMKKFSGKEVDILVSTSVIEVGIDVPNATIMVIEGADYFGLAQLHQFRGRVGRGEKQSYCFLLTESESKAARQRLSAFSKIFDGFKLAEQDLKLRGPGQFFGVRQSGIPDLATKALKDFSLVLLAREQAEAVLQGSPRLEKYPRLKQELENFRQRVHLE; from the coding sequence ATGGACTCAGATTTTTTTACTATTTCGGTTGAAGAGTTAAAAGGCATTGGGCCTTATTATCTTAAGCGTTTAACCAAGTTAGGGATAAAAACAATCCGAGACTTGCTTTGGCATTTTCCGGTTCGGTATGAAGACTATTCGGATTTGAAAAAAATCAGCGAGATAAAAACCGAAGGCATTTGTTCGGCTTTGGGCAAGATAGAAAAAATCAGCACCCGGAAAGCGTTTCGGAAAAGATTGTTTATTACTGAAGCGGTTTTATATGATAAAACCGGCACAATTGATATTGTTTGGTTTGGCCAGCCGTATTTGAAAAGAACGATTCCTGAAGGCGCGATTGTGATTGTGTCAGGCAAGGTTCAGAAAAAAGATAATAAATTATTTTTTAATAATCCGGTTTATGAAGTGATTTACCGGTCAGCGCCGGCTTCGGTTTCAGAAGAAGAGATAGATTTTTCTCAACTAAAACATACCGCCGGGTTGATCCCGGTTTATCCGGAAACAAGAGGTCTGACTTCGCGGGGAATCAGGTTTTTGATTAAGCCGTTGATGGAAAAAGCAAAAAAACTGCCTGAATTTTTGCCCGAACCGGTTCTGAAAAATGCCGGGCTGATGGATTATAAAAAGGCGATTAAACAGGCTCATTTCCCAGATTCTTTAGAATTGGCCGAACAAGCAAAAAAACGTTTTGTTTTTGAGGAGATCTTTTTGACCCAGCTATTGCTTTTAGAGTTAAGGCAGAAAAACGCTTTATTAAAAGCGCCGCAAATTCCGATTGACATAGATTTTGTTAAGCAGATTTTAAAAACCTTAAGTTTTGAGTTAACCGAATCGCAGAAAAAAGCCTTGTGGCGAATAATCCGAGATCTGGCAAGGAAATATCCAATGAATCGGCTTTTGAACGGAGATGTTGGTTCAGGCAAAACCATTGTTGCTTTAATCAGCTTGGCTTGCGCGGTTAAAGCTGGATTTCAAGGCGTGTTTATGGTGCCGACCGAGATTTTGTCTTATCAGCATTTTCAAACTGCCGGCAAACTGTTAAAAGATTTTGGAATTGACATCTGTCTTTTGATTTCTAAAGAAGCGAGGATTGTTTCCGGAGAATTAGAAGGCGAACTGAAAAAATCAGCTTTAAAAAAAATAATTCAAGAAGCTAAGCCGGTGTTAGTGATTGGCACTCAAGCTTTGATTCAGAAAGATGTTGATTTTGTCAATCTAGGTTTAGTGGTGGTTGATGAACAGCATCGGTTCGGCGTTAGGCAAAGGCAGCAGCTTTTAGTGAATAATGAATCAAGAATTAAGAATAATGAACACAATAAAAGCATAATTCATAATTCGCCATTCCTAATTCCTCATTTATTGACGATGACCGCAACGCCGATCCCTCGGACCTTAGCTTTGGGACTCTGGGGTGATTTAGATGTCAGTTTTATTGCTGAACTGCCCAAGGGCAGGAAAAAAATTATCACTAAAATTATTTCCCAGAAACAGAGGGAGCAGATGTATCAATTTATCAGAGAAAAGGTTAAGGCCGGCGAACAAGTTTTTATTATCTGTCCCAGGATTGAAAAACCCGAAGATCAGGAATTTAGCTATGAAAAATATTTAAGGTTAGATACTAAAGCAGTTAAAGAGGAATATGAAAAGCTTTCAAAGGAGATATTCCCTGATTTGAAGCTGGATATTTTGCATGGCAAGCTTAAGTCTCGAGAAAAAGAGCTGGTAATGAAAAAATTCAGCGGCAAGGAGGTTGATATTTTAGTTTCCACTTCAGTAATTGAGGTTGGGATTGATGTTCCGAATGCGACGATAATGGTGATTGAGGGCGCGGATTATTTTGGTTTGGCTCAACTCCATCAGTTTCGGGGCCGGGTTGGCCGGGGGGAAAAGCAATCATATTGTTTTCTTTTGACTGAATCAGAATCTAAAGCTGCTCGCCAACGGTTATCGGCTTTTTCAAAGATTTTTGACGGCTTTAAATTAGCAGAACAGGATTTAAAGCTCCGCGGTCCGGGCCAGTTTTTTGGCGTTCGGCAATCAGGCATTCCAGATTTAGCCACCAAGGCGCTGAAGGATTTTTCTTTAGTGCTTTTAGCCCGGGAACAAGCCGAAGCAGTTTTGCAGGGTTCACCTAGATTAGAAAAATACCCTCGGTTAAAACAAGAATTGGAAAATTTCAGGCAACGAGTGCATTTGGAGTAA
- a CDS encoding translation initiation factor IF-2, with protein sequence MTEKSAENLIPRPAKGETRPSLMGRPPVVVVMGHVDHGKTSLLDYIRIHGGQKAARPVAGREAGGITQHVGAYEIEHSLTKSKQTAKITFIDTPGHEAFSKIRERGAKVADIAVLVIAAEESIKPQTKEALSYIQKENLPFIVAISKIDLPQANPDKVKQDLAELEVFVEDWGGKIPCVQVSAKTGQGIDELLEMILLVAELEDLKASPDAEPEGVIIESSLDPNRGIIATAIILNGTLEQGKTIYTASAEAKIKSLENFLGQREKSLSFSSPAIITGWDNQPKVGEKFSARPLVAQAIEKETKSSVDSSPETAVADKTKNIFLILKADVTGSLEALETIIRQIFQETNFAPIIIEKSVGPITLTDIKTAETTKSIIVGFRSSPDQELGNYLKDRQIAIFQSQIIYELMEKLTEYLDELAKPTEAKISGKLKILEIFSEKDKKNRQVIGGQLFEGKAKKNQKFYLIKPDQPDQERTEAGKILSIKKNKQELDSAEAVVEIGLQTESLAEFAKGDILEFKA encoded by the coding sequence ATGACTGAAAAAAGTGCTGAAAACTTGATTCCGCGGCCCGCCAAAGGCGAGACTCGACCCAGTTTAATGGGGCGGCCGCCGGTAGTTGTCGTTATGGGCCATGTTGACCATGGCAAGACTTCGCTTTTGGATTATATCCGTATTCATGGTGGTCAAAAAGCCGCCCGCCCAGTCGCGGGGCGGGAAGCTGGCGGAATCACTCAGCATGTCGGCGCTTACGAAATAGAACATTCTTTAACAAAGTCAAAACAAACCGCAAAGATCACTTTTATTGATACTCCGGGACACGAAGCGTTCTCTAAAATCAGAGAAAGAGGCGCCAAGGTTGCTGACATTGCTGTCTTGGTTATTGCCGCAGAAGAAAGCATTAAGCCCCAAACTAAAGAAGCCTTGTCTTATATTCAGAAAGAAAATCTGCCTTTTATTGTTGCGATTAGCAAGATTGATCTGCCCCAAGCCAATCCGGATAAAGTTAAACAAGATTTAGCTGAATTAGAAGTTTTTGTTGAAGACTGGGGCGGGAAAATCCCTTGCGTCCAAGTTTCAGCCAAAACCGGCCAGGGCATTGATGAATTGTTAGAAATGATTCTTCTGGTAGCTGAATTAGAAGACTTAAAAGCAAGCCCTGATGCCGAACCAGAAGGCGTGATCATTGAATCCTCGCTTGACCCTAATCGCGGTATTATTGCCACCGCAATTATTCTTAATGGCACCCTTGAACAAGGCAAAACCATTTATACTGCTTCGGCAGAGGCAAAGATAAAAAGCTTGGAAAACTTTCTTGGCCAAAGAGAAAAATCTTTAAGTTTTTCTTCGCCGGCAATTATCACCGGCTGGGACAATCAACCTAAAGTTGGAGAAAAATTTTCTGCTCGCCCCCTTGTTGCTCAAGCAATTGAAAAAGAAACAAAATCCAGCGTTGATTCATCGCCAGAAACCGCGGTCGCAGATAAGACAAAAAACATTTTCTTGATTCTCAAAGCTGATGTCACCGGCTCTTTAGAGGCATTAGAAACGATAATCAGGCAGATTTTTCAAGAAACAAACTTTGCTCCAATAATCATAGAAAAATCAGTTGGGCCAATCACCTTAACTGACATCAAAACCGCAGAAACAACCAAATCAATTATTGTTGGTTTTAGGTCCAGCCCGGATCAGGAACTGGGAAATTATTTAAAAGACAGGCAAATTGCTATCTTCCAAAGCCAGATTATTTACGAGCTAATGGAAAAGCTAACTGAATACCTAGATGAATTGGCTAAACCGACTGAAGCAAAAATTTCTGGCAAACTAAAGATTTTGGAAATTTTTTCTGAAAAAGACAAAAAAAACCGGCAAGTAATCGGCGGCCAGCTTTTTGAAGGCAAAGCAAAGAAAAATCAAAAATTCTATTTAATCAAACCAGATCAGCCAGATCAAGAAAGAACCGAAGCCGGAAAAATCTTAAGCATCAAGAAAAACAAGCAGGAATTGGATTCAGCTGAAGCTGTGGTGGAGATTGGTTTACAAACCGAATCTCTGGCTGAATTTGCCAAGGGAGATATCTTAGAGTTTAAAGCTTAA
- the pyrH gene encoding UMP kinase, with the protein MVKNKLVISLGGSLVVPNGIDIAFLKKFNRFIRKKLAENKNSQFFIVVGGGQIARHYRDAGKKVLSHRLTYDDLDWLGIHATRLNAHLIRTIFRDIAHPYVLKHYEIIRKAKEKVVVCAGWKPGWSTDYCAVLVCQDYGIKTILNLTNISQVYTQDPKKSSKAKSINKISWKEYRKLIGNKWTPGMNLPFDPVASKAAEKQRLKVVILNGRDFANLNKYFKNQKFLGTVIQ; encoded by the coding sequence ATGGTTAAGAACAAATTAGTAATTTCCCTTGGGGGCTCTCTTGTTGTTCCAAATGGAATTGATATTGCTTTTTTAAAAAAATTCAATAGATTTATTCGCAAAAAACTGGCTGAAAATAAAAACAGCCAGTTTTTTATTGTTGTTGGCGGAGGTCAAATTGCCAGACATTATCGCGATGCGGGTAAAAAAGTTTTAAGCCACCGGCTAACTTATGATGATTTAGACTGGCTTGGGATTCATGCGACCAGGTTAAATGCTCACTTAATCAGAACGATTTTCCGAGATATTGCTCATCCTTATGTTTTAAAACATTATGAAATCATCAGAAAAGCCAAAGAAAAAGTTGTTGTCTGCGCTGGCTGGAAACCCGGTTGGTCAACTGATTACTGTGCTGTTTTGGTTTGCCAAGATTATGGCATCAAAACAATCCTGAATTTAACTAATATCTCCCAAGTCTATACTCAAGACCCCAAAAAGAGCTCAAAAGCAAAATCAATTAACAAAATCTCTTGGAAAGAATATAGAAAACTTATTGGCAATAAATGGACTCCGGGAATGAATCTGCCGTTTGACCCAGTTGCCAGCAAAGCCGCAGAAAAACAAAGGTTAAAAGTAGTAATTTTAAACGGCAGAGATTTTGCTAATTTAAATAAATACTTTAAAAACCAAAAGTTTCTCGGAACTGTTATCCAATAA
- the rbfA gene encoding 30S ribosome-binding factor RbfA translates to MKNRVPRLEELILRELGQIIQREFEHSSKDFVSITRVHLGKDLTRATIFVSVFPEQDQEEIIKNLNQSSGFLGSFLSKRMRAYNLPKLYFKYDPSVSNEAKVYDLIEKNKEKK, encoded by the coding sequence ATGAAAAACAGGGTTCCCAGATTAGAGGAGTTAATTCTTAGAGAGCTGGGCCAGATAATCCAGCGCGAATTTGAACACTCTTCAAAAGACTTCGTCTCTATTACTCGAGTCCATTTAGGCAAAGACTTAACCCGGGCTACCATTTTTGTTTCTGTTTTCCCGGAACAAGATCAAGAAGAGATTATTAAAAACTTAAATCAATCAAGCGGGTTTTTGGGCTCTTTTCTTTCTAAGCGAATGAGGGCCTATAACTTGCCCAAACTTTATTTCAAATACGACCCAAGCGTTTCCAATGAAGCCAAAGTTTATGATTTAATTGAAAAAAATAAAGAGAAAAAGTAG
- a CDS encoding ribonuclease HII has product MTYPNFKQESKFFQLDKKPIIALDEAGRGALAGPVVVAGVYFKKTAKKPLQPPIKIKDSKQLTPNQRKILSSWLKKQKNLEFRVSLCQAKTVDKLNIRRATLLAMKQTIKKFRKKKFIVFVDGKDKVPGIKQNQYAFVKGDEKIFSLACASIIAKVYRDKLMTRLAKKYPQYNFEVHKGYGTKKHFQKIKKHGPSPIHRKSFLRKNLKF; this is encoded by the coding sequence ATGACCTATCCAAATTTTAAACAGGAAAGCAAGTTTTTTCAACTGGATAAAAAACCCATTATTGCTCTGGATGAAGCCGGCCGAGGCGCTTTGGCCGGTCCGGTGGTAGTTGCCGGTGTCTATTTTAAAAAAACCGCCAAAAAACCGCTTCAACCGCCGATCAAAATCAAAGACTCTAAACAGCTAACTCCAAATCAAAGAAAAATTTTATCTTCATGGTTAAAAAAACAAAAAAATCTTGAATTCCGAGTCTCGCTTTGCCAAGCAAAGACGGTTGACAAGCTTAATATCCGCCGAGCAACTTTATTGGCAATGAAACAAACAATAAAAAAGTTTAGGAAAAAGAAATTTATTGTTTTTGTTGACGGCAAAGATAAAGTTCCCGGAATTAAACAAAATCAATATGCTTTTGTCAAAGGCGATGAAAAGATTTTTTCTTTAGCCTGCGCTTCAATTATTGCTAAAGTTTATCGGGATAAACTAATGACAAGATTGGCAAAAAAATATCCCCAATATAATTTTGAGGTTCATAAGGGCTATGGCACCAAAAAACATTTTCAAAAAATAAAAAAACACGGCCCATCACCGATTCACCGAAAAAGTTTTTTGCGAAAAAATCTAAAATTTTAA
- a CDS encoding DNA polymerase III subunit alpha, with amino-acid sequence MKFVHLHLHSHYSLLDGLSKINEIVNRAKELKMDAIGLTDHGVMYGVVEFYKKATAAGIKPIVGCELYLAKRTLHDKEPQLDSGYFHLLAFAKNQIGYKNLMKLVSIGHLEGFYYKPRIDKNVLRQYHEGLIGTSGCLTGEISRAILNNKKEKARKLVQEYLDIFGQENFYLEVQHHPEIKEQQIVNEEVKKIAKEFGLKMILTCDSHYPRPEDRDAHDVFLSIQTGSKIDDEERMSMKEADFSIKDPEVIWQDIKDDPEMISAFENTVELAEKCNLEINLGEPVMPVFPVPQGEDPKSYLRALVNQGLKDRYPEITKEIKQRAEYELGIIIDKGFADYFLIVQDFVNWAKDNSIFVGPGRGSVAGSIVAYALKITDVDPIEHKIIFERFLNPERKMFPDIDLDFQDNRRQEVIHYIEEKYGKNQVAQILTFGVMKARLAVRDVARALGHPYSLGDQISKLIPFDSKIEEALASSRELKDLYETNPDARQVMDLAKRFEGVVRHASTHAAGIVIAPGEITDYCPLQNAARGDSNICTQYDMYAIEDVGLVKIDILGLANLTTIKNASRIVKKIYNPDFDPDKIPEGDKKAYELLSRGETIGVFQVESSGMQRYLRELKPTVFEDILSMIALYRPGPMDSIPDFIAAKHGKKQVKYLHPGLKPILERTYGVIVTQDQVLEIARSFAGFSYAEADYLRKAVGKKIKSLLNEQKDKFISGAVKTSKVSKDLAQRVWDFIEPFARYGFNRAHSACYARIVYKTAYLKAHYPSAFMAALLTSDFGNLDRVANEINECYRLGIKVTPPSINESFVEFGVVPETGDIIFSLAAIKGVGVGVTEIIQEDRKQNGPYLSLTNFVERMPKNIINKKTMESLIKAGALDEFADRAQLLAGLEETLRFATALSRNNNHNQIGLFGAGMSKSVIKLPRVPPASKKEKLTWEKEYLGLYLSEHPLSGYKNLLAKLTTPLAELASSKYVNGRRIKIGGVIANCQRIITKTGKPMLFSKLEDYSNTRIEVVVFPSTLEKNPVLWQEDNVVLIEGKLNNSNGDLKVVCERAELVENI; translated from the coding sequence ATGAAATTTGTCCATCTTCATCTTCATTCACACTACTCGTTGCTTGATGGTTTGTCAAAAATCAATGAGATTGTTAACCGGGCAAAAGAATTGAAGATGGACGCGATTGGCTTGACTGACCATGGCGTGATGTATGGCGTGGTTGAATTCTATAAAAAAGCAACTGCAGCCGGAATCAAGCCGATTGTTGGTTGCGAACTTTATTTAGCTAAAAGAACTCTGCATGACAAAGAGCCGCAGCTTGATAGCGGTTATTTTCATTTGCTTGCTTTTGCTAAAAATCAAATCGGGTATAAGAATTTAATGAAGCTGGTTTCAATCGGCCACCTGGAGGGTTTTTATTATAAACCGAGAATTGATAAAAATGTCTTGCGCCAGTATCATGAAGGGTTGATCGGCACTTCTGGCTGTTTGACCGGAGAAATTTCCCGAGCAATTTTGAATAACAAAAAAGAAAAAGCAAGAAAATTGGTTCAAGAATATTTAGATATTTTTGGCCAAGAGAATTTTTATTTAGAGGTCCAGCACCATCCGGAGATAAAGGAACAGCAGATTGTTAACGAAGAGGTGAAAAAGATTGCCAAAGAATTTGGCTTGAAAATGATTTTGACCTGCGATTCGCACTATCCCCGTCCGGAGGACCGCGATGCCCATGATGTATTTTTGTCAATCCAGACCGGCTCAAAGATAGATGATGAAGAAAGGATGTCAATGAAAGAGGCAGATTTTTCGATTAAAGACCCAGAAGTAATTTGGCAGGATATTAAAGATGATCCGGAAATGATTTCCGCTTTTGAGAACACGGTTGAGTTGGCAGAAAAATGCAATTTAGAAATTAATTTAGGAGAACCGGTTATGCCGGTTTTTCCTGTACCTCAAGGCGAAGATCCTAAATCTTATTTAAGGGCTTTAGTTAATCAGGGGTTAAAAGACCGCTATCCGGAAATAACCAAGGAGATAAAGCAAAGAGCAGAGTATGAACTGGGCATTATTATAGACAAGGGCTTTGCTGATTATTTTCTGATTGTTCAGGACTTTGTTAACTGGGCAAAAGATAACAGCATCTTTGTTGGTCCGGGCCGAGGCTCGGTGGCCGGTTCAATCGTTGCTTATGCGCTAAAGATTACTGATGTTGATCCGATTGAGCATAAAATAATTTTTGAACGATTTTTAAACCCGGAAAGAAAGATGTTCCCGGATATTGATCTGGATTTTCAGGACAACCGGCGCCAAGAAGTAATTCATTATATTGAGGAAAAATACGGCAAGAATCAGGTCGCCCAGATCCTGACTTTTGGGGTAATGAAAGCCAGGTTGGCAGTTCGCGATGTCGCCCGGGCTTTGGGCCATCCTTATAGTTTAGGCGACCAGATCTCCAAGTTGATTCCGTTTGATTCTAAAATTGAAGAAGCTTTAGCTTCGTCCCGGGAGTTGAAAGATCTTTACGAGACTAATCCCGATGCCCGCCAGGTAATGGATTTGGCCAAACGTTTTGAAGGCGTGGTTCGTCACGCCTCAACTCATGCGGCAGGAATTGTCATCGCTCCGGGAGAGATTACTGATTACTGTCCGCTTCAAAATGCCGCCCGTGGAGACAGCAATATCTGTACCCAGTATGATATGTATGCGATTGAGGATGTTGGCTTGGTTAAGATAGATATTTTGGGTTTGGCAAACCTGACCACAATTAAAAACGCTTCAAGAATCGTTAAGAAAATTTACAATCCTGATTTTGATCCGGACAAAATTCCCGAGGGCGACAAAAAAGCTTATGAGTTGCTTTCCCGGGGCGAAACCATTGGCGTCTTTCAAGTAGAGTCTTCGGGAATGCAGCGCTATCTGCGCGAGCTTAAGCCAACAGTGTTTGAGGATATTTTGTCTATGATTGCTTTGTATCGTCCCGGGCCAATGGATTCAATTCCTGATTTTATTGCCGCTAAGCACGGGAAAAAACAAGTTAAGTATCTTCATCCGGGCTTAAAACCGATTCTTGAACGAACCTATGGAGTGATTGTTACTCAAGATCAGGTGTTGGAGATTGCCCGATCTTTTGCCGGTTTTAGTTATGCTGAAGCGGATTACTTGAGAAAAGCGGTGGGCAAGAAGATTAAGAGTCTGCTTAATGAGCAAAAGGACAAATTTATTAGCGGCGCGGTTAAAACTTCAAAGGTTTCCAAAGACTTAGCCCAAAGAGTTTGGGATTTTATTGAGCCGTTTGCCCGTTATGGCTTTAATCGGGCTCATTCGGCTTGTTATGCCAGGATTGTTTATAAAACCGCTTATTTAAAAGCCCATTATCCGAGCGCTTTTATGGCCGCGCTTTTGACCTCTGATTTTGGCAATCTGGATCGGGTTGCCAATGAAATTAACGAGTGTTATCGCTTGGGCATTAAAGTGACCCCGCCGAGCATTAACGAATCGTTTGTTGAGTTTGGCGTTGTGCCGGAAACCGGAGATATTATTTTCAGCTTAGCGGCAATCAAAGGCGTTGGTGTGGGCGTGACTGAAATTATTCAGGAAGATCGAAAGCAGAACGGGCCATATTTATCTTTGACGAACTTTGTTGAGCGGATGCCGAAGAACATAATTAATAAGAAAACTATGGAGAGCTTGATAAAAGCCGGCGCTTTGGATGAGTTTGCTGACCGGGCCCAGCTTTTAGCCGGCCTGGAAGAGACTTTGAGGTTTGCTACTGCTTTGAGCCGAAACAACAACCACAACCAGATTGGTTTGTTTGGCGCGGGTATGTCTAAATCGGTGATTAAACTGCCCCGGGTGCCGCCAGCATCCAAAAAAGAAAAATTAACCTGGGAAAAAGAATATTTGGGTTTGTATTTGTCAGAACACCCTTTATCCGGGTATAAAAACCTGTTGGCTAAGCTAACTACGCCCTTGGCAGAACTTGCCAGCAGCAAATACGTTAATGGCAGAAGGATTAAGATTGGCGGGGTGATTGCTAACTGCCAGAGGATTATTACTAAAACCGGCAAGCCAATGCTTTTTTCCAAGCTGGAAGATTATTCAAACACCAGAATAGAGGTGGTGGTTTTTCCCAGCACCTTGGAAAAAAATCCGGTTCTTTGGCAAGAAGATAATGTTGTTTTGATTGAGGGCAAACTGAATAACTCAAATGGTGATTTAAAGGTTGTTTGCGAAAGAGCCGAGTTGGTTGAGAATATCTGA
- the murA gene encoding UDP-N-acetylglucosamine 1-carboxyvinyltransferase, whose product MEIFKIKGGKSLSGEILVSGSKNACLPILAATVLNSGTTKLTNVPFIKDALTLVEILKFWGAEIVLKENQREIKINNSNFEPKESELANELFRKLRGSILLVGPVLSKFGKIKIPLPGGDLIGARPLDAHFDGFVKLGAILEKEDSLIKLSAPKGLVGSKIVLKEISVTATENLIMAAAFARGETIIKLAATEPHVQDLCFFLGKLGVKIQGIGSHILRIQGLAGKDLNFNLEHQLIPDSDETMNLAALAGATRSEIALRNINPDFIDAGLLKLEEIGVNFELGRDFLAIKKPTRVYQAAKYQCGLYPKLMSDQIPPLAVLATQAQGVSMIQEWMYEGRLGYINELVKMGANGVILDPHRALIIGPTPLQGAELKSLDIRAGMTAIIAGLVAEGETTISDAQVIDRGFEKIDKRLRQVGAEIKRQAA is encoded by the coding sequence ATGGAAATTTTTAAGATTAAAGGCGGCAAATCTTTATCAGGAGAGATTCTTGTTTCGGGTTCAAAAAATGCTTGTTTGCCGATTCTGGCGGCAACAGTTTTAAATTCTGGAACAACTAAGTTAACAAATGTGCCTTTTATCAAAGACGCCTTAACTTTAGTTGAGATCTTAAAGTTTTGGGGCGCGGAGATAGTTCTTAAAGAGAATCAGCGCGAAATCAAGATCAATAATAGCAATTTTGAGCCAAAAGAATCTGAGCTAGCTAATGAGTTATTTAGAAAATTAAGAGGCTCGATTTTATTAGTTGGGCCAGTTTTATCAAAGTTTGGGAAGATAAAGATTCCTTTACCTGGCGGCGATTTAATTGGTGCCAGGCCTTTAGATGCGCATTTTGACGGCTTTGTTAAACTCGGCGCGATTTTGGAAAAAGAAGATAGCTTAATTAAGCTTTCAGCTCCTAAAGGCTTGGTTGGTTCCAAAATTGTTTTGAAAGAGATCTCGGTTACCGCGACAGAAAATTTAATTATGGCCGCGGCTTTTGCTCGAGGCGAAACCATAATTAAATTAGCCGCGACTGAACCCCATGTTCAGGATCTGTGTTTTTTTCTGGGAAAACTAGGCGTAAAGATTCAAGGCATTGGCAGTCATATTTTAAGGATTCAAGGATTGGCTGGTAAAGACTTAAATTTTAATTTAGAACACCAGCTTATCCCTGATTCAGATGAGACAATGAATCTGGCCGCTTTGGCCGGAGCAACTCGTTCAGAAATAGCCTTAAGAAATATCAATCCTGATTTTATTGATGCTGGTTTATTAAAGCTTGAAGAAATTGGAGTTAATTTTGAGCTGGGCAGAGATTTTTTGGCAATTAAAAAACCAACCCGGGTTTACCAAGCGGCTAAATATCAGTGCGGTTTATATCCGAAGTTGATGTCTGACCAGATTCCTCCTTTGGCAGTTCTGGCCACCCAAGCTCAGGGCGTGTCAATGATTCAAGAATGGATGTATGAAGGCCGATTGGGCTATATTAATGAATTGGTAAAGATGGGCGCTAATGGAGTAATTTTAGATCCGCACCGGGCTTTGATTATCGGGCCAACTCCGCTTCAGGGCGCGGAGTTAAAAAGTTTGGATATTCGGGCCGGGATGACTGCAATTATTGCTGGTTTGGTGGCTGAAGGGGAAACAACAATTTCAGATGCTCAAGTAATTGACCGGGGTTTTGAAAAAATTGACAAGCGCTTGCGGCAGGTTGGCGCAGAAATTAAAAGACAAGCGGCTTAA
- a CDS encoding HNH endonuclease signature motif containing protein, which translates to MFTIYYNLYMAKGRSWEEKQLQEAVKKSFSYRQTLIKLGLRPTGGNYHQIKKYIKELKADTTHFKGKGWNLGLRGIGKPRIPTKKILVKNSSFQTYKVKQRLFKEGLKPQYCEECGWAEKTLDGYLPLELDHINGDRTDNRIKNLRILCPNCHSLKPTYRARKNKKKPG; encoded by the coding sequence GTGTTTACCATTTATTACAATCTATATATGGCAAAGGGACGTTCGTGGGAAGAAAAACAACTTCAGGAAGCAGTTAAAAAGAGTTTTAGTTATAGACAAACGCTGATTAAATTAGGGTTACGCCCCACGGGTGGAAATTATCACCAAATTAAAAAATATATCAAAGAATTAAAGGCAGATACCACACATTTCAAAGGAAAGGGATGGAATCTGGGACTTCGGGGTATCGGCAAGCCGCGAATTCCAACCAAAAAAATATTAGTCAAAAACAGTTCTTTTCAAACTTATAAAGTAAAACAGAGACTTTTCAAAGAAGGATTAAAACCTCAATACTGTGAAGAATGTGGTTGGGCCGAAAAAACACTTGATGGATATCTGCCGCTCGAACTTGACCATATTAACGGAGACAGAACCGATAACAGAATCAAAAATTTAAGAATCCTTTGCCCCAATTGTCATAGTTTGAAACCAACTTATAGAGCAAGAAAAAATAAAAAGAAACCTGGGTGA